A section of the Pan paniscus chromosome 11, NHGRI_mPanPan1-v2.0_pri, whole genome shotgun sequence genome encodes:
- the LOC129393091 gene encoding spermatogenesis-associated protein 31A3-like isoform X3, translated as MPAWMRRGLVESAREAWRRLWTCFHNCRASWSHTLTKVTLVSSPVQTPQETARTSCAFNSSVQQDHLSRHPPETCQMEAGSPFLLSSDGQNVVGIQVTETAKVNIWEEKENVGSFTNQMTPEKHLNSLRNLVKSLDAEQDTTNPKPFWNMGENSKQLPGPQKLSDPRLLQESFWKNYSQLFWGLPSLHSESLVANAWVTDRSYTLRSPPFLFNEMSYVCPIQRETTMSPLLFQAQPLSHLGPECQPFISSTPQFRPTPMAQAEAQAHLQSSFPVLSPAFPSLIKNTGVACPASQNKVQALSLPETQHPEWPLLRKQLEGRLALPSEVQKSQDVFSVSTPNLPQESLTPILPENFPVSPEIWRQLELHIKKWIIQHWGKLGRIQESPDLMQLRDESPGTSQAKGKPSPWQSSMSTGESSKEAQKVKFQLESDPCPHLGQILGETPQNLSRDMKSFPRKVLGVTSEESERNLRKPLRSDSGSDLLRCTERTHIENILKAHMGRHLGQTNEGLIPVRVRRSWLAVNQALPVSNTHMKTSNLTAPKSGKACVNTAQVLSFLEPCTQQVLGAHIVRFWAKHRWGLPLRVLKPIQCFKLEKVSSLSLTQLAGPSSATCESGAGSEVEVDMFLRKPPMASLRKQVLTKASDHMPESLLASSPACKQFQRAPRGIPSWNDHGPLKPPPAGEEGRWPSKPLTYSLTGSTQQSRSLGAQSSRAGETREAVPQRRVPLETCMLANLQATSEDVHGFEAPGTSKSSLHPRVSVSQDPRKLCLMEEVVSEFEPGMATKSETQPQVCAAVVLLPDGQASVVPHASENLASQVPQGHLQSMPTGNMWASQELHDLMAARRSKLVHEEPRNPNCQGSCKSQRPMFPPIHKSEKSRKPNLEKHEERLEGLRTPQLTPVRKTEDTHQDEGVQLLPSKKQPPSISHFGENIKQFFQCIFSKKKSKPAPVTAESQNTVKNRSCVYSSSAEAQGLVTAVGQMLEEKMSVCHARHASKVNQHKQKFQVPVCGFPCNHRHLFYSEHGRILSYAASSQQATLKSQGCPNRDRQIRNQQPLKSVRCNNEQWGLRHPQILHPKKAVSPVSPPQHWPKTSGASSHHHHCPRHCLLWEGI; from the exons ATGCCTGCCTGGATGCGGAGGGGG CTGGTAGAGAGTGCCCGAGAGGCCTGGAGAAGACTTTGGACCTGCTTTCACAACTGCAGAG CCtcctggagccacaccttgacaAAGGTGACTTTGGTCAGCTCTCCGGTCCAGACCCCCCAG GAGACTGCCAGAACCTCGTGCGCCTTTAACTCATCAGTCCAGCAAGATCATCTTTCCCGCCACCCACCAGAGACCTGTCAGATGGAAGCTGGTAGCCCGTTTTTGCTCAGCTCTGATGGCCAGAATGTCGTGGGGATACAAGTCACAGAAACAGCCAAGGTCAacatttgggaagaaaaagaaaatgttggatCATTTACAAATCAAATGACCCCAGAAAAGCACTTAAATTCTTTGCGGAATTTGGTTAAATCATTGGATGCTGAGCAGGACACCACAAACCCAAAACCCTTCTGGAACATGGGAGAGAACTCGAAACAGCTGCCCGGACCTCAGAAGCTCTCAGATCCTAGGCTCTTGCAGGAAAGTTTTTGGAAGAATTATAGCCAGCTTTTCTGGGGCCTCCCCTCTCTGCACAGCGAGTCCCTGGTGGCTAACGCCTGGGTAACTGACAGGTCTTATACTTTACGGTCTCCTCCTTTCTTGTTCAATGAAATGTCCTATGTCTGCCCAATTCAAAGGGAGACTACAATGTCCCCACTGCTTTTCCAGGCCCAGCCCCTGTCCCATCTGGGGCCCGAGTGCCAACCCTTTATTTCATCCACACCCCAATTCCGGCCCACACCTATGGCTCAGGCCGAGGCTCAGGCCCATCTTCAATCCTCTTTCCCAGTCCTATCTCCTGCTTTTCCATCCCTGATTAAGAACACTGGAGTAGCTTGCCCTGCATCGCAGAATAAAGTGCAAGCTCTCTCCCTACCTGAAACTCAGCACCCTGAATGGCCTTTGTTGAGGAAACAACTAGAAGGTAGGTTGGCTTTACCCTCTGAGGTCCAAAAATCTCAGGACGTCTTTAGTGTCTCCACTCCTAACCTTCCCCAGGAAAGTTTGACACCCATTCTGCCTGAGAACTTTCCAGTCAGTCCTGAAATCTGGAGACAACTGGAGCTACACATAAAAAAGTGGATCATCCAACACTGGGGCAAGCTGGGAAGGATCCAAGAGTCTCCGGATCTGATGCAGCTTCGGGATGAATCACCAGGGACAAGTCAGGCCAAGGGCAAACCCAGTCCCTGGCAGTCCTCCATGTCCACAGGTGAAAGCAGCAAGGAGGCACAGAAGGTGAAGTTCCAGCTAGAGAGCGACCCGTGCCCACATCTGGGGCAAATTCTGGGTGAGACCCCACAAAATCTATCCAGGGACATGAAAAGCTTCCCACGGAAGGTTCTGGGGGTGACTTCTGAGGAGTCGGAAAGGAACTTGAGGAAGCCCTTGAGGAGTGACTCGGGAAGTGATTTATTAAGATGCACAGAGAGGACTCATATAGAAAACATCCTGAAAGCCCACATGGGCAGGCACTTGGGCCAGACCAACGAGGGCTTGATCCCCGTGCGTGTGCGTCGATCCTGGCTTGCTGTCAACCAGGCTCTTCCCGTGTCCAACACCCACATGAAAACCAGCAATCTAACAGCCCCAAAAAGTGGGAAAGCCTGTGTGAACACAGCCCAGGTGCTTTCCTTCCTCGAGCCGTGTACTCAGCAGGTGTTGGGAGCCCATATTGTGAGGTTTTGGGCCAAACACAGGTGGGGTCTACCCCTCAGGGTCCTCAAGCCCATTCAGTGCTTTAAACTGGAAAAGGTTTCATCCTTGTCCCTTACACAGCTTGCCGGTCCCTCCTCAGCCACCTGTGAATCTGGGGCTGGCTCAGAAGTTGAGGTGGACATGTTCCTTAGAAAGCCACCAATGGCAAGTCTGAGAAAGCAGGTGCTGACCAAAGCATCTGATCACATGCCAGAGAGTCTTCTGGCCTCCTCACCTGCATGTAAGCAGTTCCAGAGGGCACCGCGAGGAATCCCATCTTGGAATGATCATGGGCCCTTGAAGCCTCCTCCAGCTGGAGAGGAGGGCAGGTGGCCATCTAAGCCCCTCACGTACAGCCTCACAGGCAGCACCCAGCAGAGCAGGAGCTTAGGAGCCCAATCTTCAAGGGCTGGAGAGACAAGGGAGGCAGTGCCACAACGCAGAGTCCCCTTGGAAACCTGTATGCTGGCAAACCTCCAAGCCACAAGTGAGGATGTGCATGGTTTCGAGGCTCCAGGGACCAGCAAAAGCTCTCTACACCCTAGAGTGTCTGTCTCCCAAGATCCAAGAAAGCTGTGTCTTATGGAGGAGGTTGTTAGTGAATTTGAGCCTGGAATGGCCACAAAGTCAGAGACCCAGCCTCAAGTTTGTGCCGCTGTTGTGCTCCTTCCAGATGGGCAAGCATCTGTTGTGCCCCACGCTTCAGAGAATTTGGCTTCTCAGGTGCCCCAGGGCCATCTCCAGAGCATGCCTACTGGGAACATGTGGGCTTCCCAGGAGCTACATGACCTCATGGCAGCCAGAAGGAGCAAACTGGTGCACGAGGAGCCCAGAAACCCAAACTGTCAAGGCTCATGCAAGAGCCAAAGGCCAATGTTTCCCCCTATTCACAAGAGTGAGAAGTCTAGGAAGCCCAACttagaaaaacatgaagaaaggCTTGAAGGATTGAGGACTCCTCAACTTACCCCAGTCAGGAAAACAGAAGACACCCATCAGGATGAAGGCGTCCAGCTACTGCCGTCAAAGAAACAGCCTCCTTCAATAAGCCACTTTGGAGAAAACATCAAGCAATTTTTTCAGtgcattttttcaaagaaaaaaagcaagccgGCACCAGTCACTGCTGAGAGCCAAAACACAGTAAAAAACAGATCATGTGTGTACAGCAGCAGTGCTGAAGCTCAGGGTCTCGTGACGGCAGTTGGACAAATGCTGGAGGAGAAAATGTCAGTTTGTCATGCGCGCCATGCCTCGAAGGTAAATCAGCACAAACAGAAGTTTCAAGTCCCAGTCTGTGGGTTTCCCTGCAACCACAGGCACCTCTTCTACTCAGAACACGGCAGAATATTGAGCTATGCAGCCAGCAGTCAACAAGCCACTCTCAAGAGCCAGGGTTGTCCCAACAGAGACAGGCAAATCAGAAATCAACAGCCCTTGAAAAGTGTGCGGTGCAACAATGAGCAATGGGGCCTGCGACATCCCCAAATCTTGCACCCCAAGAAAGCTGTATCCCCAGTCAGTCCCCCTCAGCACTGGCCGAAGACATCCGGTGCCTCTagccaccatcaccactgtccaaGGCACTGTCTTCTTTGGGAAGGTATCTGA
- the LOC129393091 gene encoding spermatogenesis-associated protein 31A1-like isoform X1, whose amino-acid sequence MPRAQLLESNAPIHMENLPFPLKLLSASSLNAPSSTPWVLDIFLTLVFALGFFFLLLPYLSYFRCDDPPSPSPGKRKLVSVHHRVSQCPVGRRRRPRGRMKNHSLRAGRECPRGLEKTLDLLSQLQSLLEPHLDKGDFGQLSGPDPPGEVGEKAPDGASQSSHEPMEDAAPILSPLASPDPQAKHPQDLASTPSPGPMTTSVSSLSASQPPEPSLPLEHPSPEPPALFPHPPHTPDPLACSPPPPNGFTAPPLRDSTLITPSHCDSVALPLGTVPQSLSPHEDLVASVPAISGLGGSNSHVSASSWWQETARTSCAFNSSVQQDHLSRHPPETCQMEAGSPFLLSSDGQNVVGIQVTETAKVNIWEEKENVGSFTNQMTPEKHLNSLRNLVKSLDAEQDTTNPKPFWNMGENSKQLPGPQKLSDPRLLQESFWKNYSQLFWGLPSLHSESLVANAWVTDRSYTLRSPPFLFNEMSYVCPIQRETTMSPLLFQAQPLSHLGPECQPFISSTPQFRPTPMAQAEAQAHLQSSFPVLSPAFPSLIKNTGVACPASQNKVQALSLPETQHPEWPLLRKQLEGRLALPSEVQKSQDVFSVSTPNLPQESLTPILPENFPVSPEIWRQLELHIKKWIIQHWGKLGRIQESPDLMQLRDESPGTSQAKGKPSPWQSSMSTGESSKEAQKVKFQLESDPCPHLGQILGETPQNLSRDMKSFPRKVLGVTSEESERNLRKPLRSDSGSDLLRCTERTHIENILKAHMGRHLGQTNEGLIPVRVRRSWLAVNQALPVSNTHMKTSNLTAPKSGKACVNTAQVLSFLEPCTQQVLGAHIVRFWAKHRWGLPLRVLKPIQCFKLEKVSSLSLTQLAGPSSATCESGAGSEVEVDMFLRKPPMASLRKQVLTKASDHMPESLLASSPACKQFQRAPRGIPSWNDHGPLKPPPAGEEGRWPSKPLTYSLTGSTQQSRSLGAQSSRAGETREAVPQRRVPLETCMLANLQATSEDVHGFEAPGTSKSSLHPRVSVSQDPRKLCLMEEVVSEFEPGMATKSETQPQVCAAVVLLPDGQASVVPHASENLASQVPQGHLQSMPTGNMWASQELHDLMAARRSKLVHEEPRNPNCQGSCKSQRPMFPPIHKSEKSRKPNLEKHEERLEGLRTPQLTPVRKTEDTHQDEGVQLLPSKKQPPSISHFGENIKQFFQCIFSKKKSKPAPVTAESQNTVKNRSCVYSSSAEAQGLVTAVGQMLEEKMSVCHARHASKVNQHKQKFQVPVCGFPCNHRHLFYSEHGRILSYAASSQQATLKSQGCPNRDRQIRNQQPLKSVRCNNEQWGLRHPQILHPKKAVSPVSPPQHWPKTSGASSHHHHCPRHCLLWEGI is encoded by the exons ATGCCCAGAGCTCAGTTGCTTGAAAGCAATGCGCCTATTCACATGGAGAATCTTCCCTTTCCTTTAAAATTACTTAGTGCCTCATCGCTAAACGCCCCCAGCTCCACACCATGGGTGTTGGATATCTTCCTCACCTTGGTGTTTGCCCTGGGGTTCTTCTTCCTATTACTCCCCTACTTATCTTACTTCCGTTGTGATGACCCACCCTCACCATCGCCTGGGAAGAGAAAG CTTGTCTCCGTACATCATCGTGTCTCCCAGTGCCCAGTAGGGCGGAGGCGGAGGCCCAGAGGCAGGATGAAAAACCACAGTCTGAGAG CTGGTAGAGAGTGCCCGAGAGGCCTGGAGAAGACTTTGGACCTGCTTTCACAACTGCAGAG CCtcctggagccacaccttgacaAAGGTGACTTTGGTCAGCTCTCCGGTCCAGACCCCCCAGGTGAGGTGGGCGAAAAAGCACCTGATGGAGCCTCCCAGTCCTCTCATGAGCCTATGGAAGATGCTGCTCCCATTCTCTCCCCGTTAGCTTCCCCGGATCCTCAAGCCAAGCATCCTCAGGATCTGGCCTCCACCCCATCGCCAGGCCCAATGaccacctcagtctcctcccTAAGTGCCTCCCAGCCACCAGAACCTTCCCTTCCCCTAGAACACCCCTCACCCGAGCCACCTGCACTTTTCcctcacccaccacacaccccTGATCCTCTGGCCTGCTCTCCGCCTCCTCCAAATGGCTTCACTGCTCCTCCCCTGCGGGACTCCACACTGATAACTCCATCTCACTGTGACTCAGTGGCACTTCCACTGGGCACCGTCCCTCAAAGCTTGTCTCCACATGAGGATTTGGTGGCTTCTGTCCCAGCCATCTCAGGCCTTGGTGGCTCAAACAGTCATGTTTCTGCCTCCTCCTGGTGGCAGGAGACTGCCAGAACCTCGTGCGCCTTTAACTCATCAGTCCAGCAAGATCATCTTTCCCGCCACCCACCAGAGACCTGTCAGATGGAAGCTGGTAGCCCGTTTTTGCTCAGCTCTGATGGCCAGAATGTCGTGGGGATACAAGTCACAGAAACAGCCAAGGTCAacatttgggaagaaaaagaaaatgttggatCATTTACAAATCAAATGACCCCAGAAAAGCACTTAAATTCTTTGCGGAATTTGGTTAAATCATTGGATGCTGAGCAGGACACCACAAACCCAAAACCCTTCTGGAACATGGGAGAGAACTCGAAACAGCTGCCCGGACCTCAGAAGCTCTCAGATCCTAGGCTCTTGCAGGAAAGTTTTTGGAAGAATTATAGCCAGCTTTTCTGGGGCCTCCCCTCTCTGCACAGCGAGTCCCTGGTGGCTAACGCCTGGGTAACTGACAGGTCTTATACTTTACGGTCTCCTCCTTTCTTGTTCAATGAAATGTCCTATGTCTGCCCAATTCAAAGGGAGACTACAATGTCCCCACTGCTTTTCCAGGCCCAGCCCCTGTCCCATCTGGGGCCCGAGTGCCAACCCTTTATTTCATCCACACCCCAATTCCGGCCCACACCTATGGCTCAGGCCGAGGCTCAGGCCCATCTTCAATCCTCTTTCCCAGTCCTATCTCCTGCTTTTCCATCCCTGATTAAGAACACTGGAGTAGCTTGCCCTGCATCGCAGAATAAAGTGCAAGCTCTCTCCCTACCTGAAACTCAGCACCCTGAATGGCCTTTGTTGAGGAAACAACTAGAAGGTAGGTTGGCTTTACCCTCTGAGGTCCAAAAATCTCAGGACGTCTTTAGTGTCTCCACTCCTAACCTTCCCCAGGAAAGTTTGACACCCATTCTGCCTGAGAACTTTCCAGTCAGTCCTGAAATCTGGAGACAACTGGAGCTACACATAAAAAAGTGGATCATCCAACACTGGGGCAAGCTGGGAAGGATCCAAGAGTCTCCGGATCTGATGCAGCTTCGGGATGAATCACCAGGGACAAGTCAGGCCAAGGGCAAACCCAGTCCCTGGCAGTCCTCCATGTCCACAGGTGAAAGCAGCAAGGAGGCACAGAAGGTGAAGTTCCAGCTAGAGAGCGACCCGTGCCCACATCTGGGGCAAATTCTGGGTGAGACCCCACAAAATCTATCCAGGGACATGAAAAGCTTCCCACGGAAGGTTCTGGGGGTGACTTCTGAGGAGTCGGAAAGGAACTTGAGGAAGCCCTTGAGGAGTGACTCGGGAAGTGATTTATTAAGATGCACAGAGAGGACTCATATAGAAAACATCCTGAAAGCCCACATGGGCAGGCACTTGGGCCAGACCAACGAGGGCTTGATCCCCGTGCGTGTGCGTCGATCCTGGCTTGCTGTCAACCAGGCTCTTCCCGTGTCCAACACCCACATGAAAACCAGCAATCTAACAGCCCCAAAAAGTGGGAAAGCCTGTGTGAACACAGCCCAGGTGCTTTCCTTCCTCGAGCCGTGTACTCAGCAGGTGTTGGGAGCCCATATTGTGAGGTTTTGGGCCAAACACAGGTGGGGTCTACCCCTCAGGGTCCTCAAGCCCATTCAGTGCTTTAAACTGGAAAAGGTTTCATCCTTGTCCCTTACACAGCTTGCCGGTCCCTCCTCAGCCACCTGTGAATCTGGGGCTGGCTCAGAAGTTGAGGTGGACATGTTCCTTAGAAAGCCACCAATGGCAAGTCTGAGAAAGCAGGTGCTGACCAAAGCATCTGATCACATGCCAGAGAGTCTTCTGGCCTCCTCACCTGCATGTAAGCAGTTCCAGAGGGCACCGCGAGGAATCCCATCTTGGAATGATCATGGGCCCTTGAAGCCTCCTCCAGCTGGAGAGGAGGGCAGGTGGCCATCTAAGCCCCTCACGTACAGCCTCACAGGCAGCACCCAGCAGAGCAGGAGCTTAGGAGCCCAATCTTCAAGGGCTGGAGAGACAAGGGAGGCAGTGCCACAACGCAGAGTCCCCTTGGAAACCTGTATGCTGGCAAACCTCCAAGCCACAAGTGAGGATGTGCATGGTTTCGAGGCTCCAGGGACCAGCAAAAGCTCTCTACACCCTAGAGTGTCTGTCTCCCAAGATCCAAGAAAGCTGTGTCTTATGGAGGAGGTTGTTAGTGAATTTGAGCCTGGAATGGCCACAAAGTCAGAGACCCAGCCTCAAGTTTGTGCCGCTGTTGTGCTCCTTCCAGATGGGCAAGCATCTGTTGTGCCCCACGCTTCAGAGAATTTGGCTTCTCAGGTGCCCCAGGGCCATCTCCAGAGCATGCCTACTGGGAACATGTGGGCTTCCCAGGAGCTACATGACCTCATGGCAGCCAGAAGGAGCAAACTGGTGCACGAGGAGCCCAGAAACCCAAACTGTCAAGGCTCATGCAAGAGCCAAAGGCCAATGTTTCCCCCTATTCACAAGAGTGAGAAGTCTAGGAAGCCCAACttagaaaaacatgaagaaaggCTTGAAGGATTGAGGACTCCTCAACTTACCCCAGTCAGGAAAACAGAAGACACCCATCAGGATGAAGGCGTCCAGCTACTGCCGTCAAAGAAACAGCCTCCTTCAATAAGCCACTTTGGAGAAAACATCAAGCAATTTTTTCAGtgcattttttcaaagaaaaaaagcaagccgGCACCAGTCACTGCTGAGAGCCAAAACACAGTAAAAAACAGATCATGTGTGTACAGCAGCAGTGCTGAAGCTCAGGGTCTCGTGACGGCAGTTGGACAAATGCTGGAGGAGAAAATGTCAGTTTGTCATGCGCGCCATGCCTCGAAGGTAAATCAGCACAAACAGAAGTTTCAAGTCCCAGTCTGTGGGTTTCCCTGCAACCACAGGCACCTCTTCTACTCAGAACACGGCAGAATATTGAGCTATGCAGCCAGCAGTCAACAAGCCACTCTCAAGAGCCAGGGTTGTCCCAACAGAGACAGGCAAATCAGAAATCAACAGCCCTTGAAAAGTGTGCGGTGCAACAATGAGCAATGGGGCCTGCGACATCCCCAAATCTTGCACCCCAAGAAAGCTGTATCCCCAGTCAGTCCCCCTCAGCACTGGCCGAAGACATCCGGTGCCTCTagccaccatcaccactgtccaaGGCACTGTCTTCTTTGGGAAGGTATCTGA